ACATTGGCTGTTACAGAGGAATTCGTCATAGATCAGGTTTACCTTTAAGAGGTCAGCGTACTAAGAATAACTCTAGAACAAGAAAAGGAAAACGTAAAACAGTTGCTAACAAGAAGAAGGCAACTAAATAATAATTAGGTATGGCAAAGGCAAATACTAAAGTTACCAAGAAACGTAAAGTTATAGTAGATTCTGTTGGGGAGGCTCATATAAGTGCTTCTTTCAATAATATCATTATATCTTTAACAAATAAAAAAGGAGATGTTATTTCTTGGTCATCTGCTGGTAAATTAGGTTTTAGAGGGTCTAAGAAAAATACACCATATGCGGCTCAAGTGGCTGCTGAAGATTGTTCTAAAGTTGCTCATGAAGCAGGCTTAAGAAAGGTTAAGGTATATGTAAAAGGACCTGGAAATGGTAGAGAATCAGCGATAAGATCTATACACAATGCAGGAATAGAAGTGACAGAAATTATAGATGTTACACCTATGCCTCATAATGGTTGTAGACCTCCTAAAAGAAGAAGAGTTTAAATTAATTACTAATATATTTCACGGAAAGTGTAGTTACGATTATCGAAGGATAAGCCTTAATTCATAATCTCACTTTCAAATTAAAAGAAAATGGCAAGATATACAGGACCAAAATCAAAGATTGCTCGTAAATTCGGCGAGGCAATTTTCGGAGATGATAAATCTTTCGAAAAGAAAAATTACCCTCCAGGGCAACACGGAAATAATAGAAGAAGAGGTAAAAAGTCTGAATACTCTATTCAATTAATGGAGAAACAAAAGGCTAAATATACTTATGGTATTTTAGAAAAACAGTTTAGAAATTTGTTTCAAACTGCTAAAAGAAAAGAAGGTGTTGCTGGTGAGATTTTACTTCAATTATGTGAGTCACGTTTAGATAACGTAGTTTATAGAATGGGAATTTCCCCTACTAGAAGCGGAGCTAGGCAATTGGTTTCTCACAGGCACATTACAGTAAACGGAGAGTTGGTAAACATACCATCTTATTCATTAAAGGCTGGTGATGTTGTTGGTGTAAGAGAAAAATCAAAATCACTTCAAAGTATACAAGATTCATTAACTGCTAGTAGTGCGGTTTATGAGTGGATTTCTTGGAATAGTGAAAAGAAGGAAGGTACATATGTTTCCATTCCTGAAAGATTACAGATTCCAGAAAATATCAAAGAACAATTAATCGTGGAGTTATACTCTAAATAAACAACACCGATCCAATTATGGCATTATTTAATTTTCAGAAACCCGATAAAGTAATAATGATCGATTCCTCTGATTTTGAAGGGAAGTTCGAATTTCGCCCTTTGGAACCTGGTTATGGATTAACTGTTGGGAATGCATTAAGACGCGTATTGTTATCTTCATTAGAAGGTTACGCTATTACGTCTGTAAGAATAGATAAGGTAGATCATGAGTTCTCAGTAATATCTGGCGTTGTAGAAGATGTTACAGAGATTATTTTGAATTTGAAACAAGTGCGTTTCAAAAAACAAATAGAAGACTCGGAAGCTGAAGTTGTTTCAATTTCAGTAAGTGGTAAAAATCAATTGACCGCAGGTGATTTTCAGAAATTTATTTCTGGCTATCAAATATTAAATCCTGAATTGGTAATTTGTAATATGGATGCTAAAGTTAGTATCAATATGGAAATTACTATCGAAAAGGGTAGAGGTTATGTACCAGCGGAAGAGAATAAAAAATCTGGAGCTCCATTAGGAACAATAGCAATTGACTCTATTTTTACACCTATTAAGAATGTAAAATATAGTATAGAGAACTTTCGTGTTGAGCAAAAAACGGATTACGAAAAATTGGTTTTTGAAATATCTTCAGATGGTTCCATTCATCCTAAAGATGCTTTAACTGAAGCTGCTAAAGTACTTATTCACCACTTTATGTTATTCTCTGATGAGCGTATTACATTAGAAGCTGATGAAATTGCTCAGACAGAGACTTATGATGAGGAGTCTTTACATATGAGACAATTGTTGAAAACTAAATTAGTTGATATGGACCTTTCTGTTCGTGCACTAAACTGTTTAAAAGCAGCTGAAGTTGACACTTTAGGAGATTTAGTTTCTTTCAATAAGAACGACTTAATGAAGTTTAGAAACTTTGGTAAAAAATCTTTAACGGAACTTGAAGAACTTGTAATTAACAAGGGGTTAAGTTTTGGTATGGATTTATCAAAATATAAATTAGATAAAGATTAAATAATCATATTTTGCTCCTCGTTCTATCGAGTTTGGTAGCAAGATGATAAAATTAAAACATGAGACACGGTAAAAAAAATAACCATTTAGGTAGAAAAACTGCTCATAGAAAAGCGATGTTAGCAAACATGGCTTGTTCTTTGATCGAACACAAAAGAATCAATACAACTGTTGCTAAAGCGAAAGCTTTAAAACAATTTATCGAGCCTTTGATTACAAAGTCTAAAGCTGAGAATAATGTTAGTGCTGAGAAAGGTACTCATAACAGACGTATCGTTTTTAAAAATCTTCGTGATAAGTATGCTGTTACAGAATTGTTTAGTGTAGTTTCTGAAAAGGTTGCCGATAGACCAGGTGGTTATACTAGAATTATCAAATTAGGTAATCGTTTAGGTGATAACGCTGATATGGCAATGATAGAATTGGTTGATTTCAACGAGTTATACAATGCTGGCAAGCCTAAGAAGAAATCTACTAGAAGAAGTAGAAGGTCAGGTGGTAGTGATGCTGAAGTTGTTTCTGCAGAGAAAGAAACAAAAGTGGAAGAAGCTCAAACCGAAACAGAAGCTAAGACAGATGATTCTAAGGAATAAAATTGTCGATAAATATTAATAATGAAAAAGGATAAACTTTCTAGTTTATCCTTTTTTTATGTTTTTTTGTTAACGAATAAATTATAAGACTAAAATGAAATATCAAGCAAAGAGAAAAGCTATTATATTACTTGCAGATGGTACCATCTTTTATGGAAAATCTGTTGGAGATAAAAAAGGTACTGCTTTTGGTGAAGTATGTTTCAATACAGGAATGACAGGTTATCAGGAGATATTTACGGATCCATCTTATTTCGGACAAATAATGGTAACTACCAATGCCCATATTGGTAATTATGGCGTTAATAAAGATGAGATAGAATCTGAGTCTATAAAAATTGCTGGATTGGTTTGTAGAAATTTCAGCTATGAGTATTCAAGACCTTCCGCAGATAATAGTTTGCAAAATTTCTTAGATGAAAATGAGCTGTTTGCTATATCAGATGTCGATACGCGTGCATTAGTTAGCTATATAAGGGACAATGGTGCAATGAATGCTGTAATATCTACTAATATTGAGAATATAGATGAGTTGAAAAAACAATTAAGTGAAGTGCCAAGCATGGAGGGTTTAGAATTGGCCTCGAAAGTTTCTACTAAAGAACCATATTTTGTTGGTGATGATAATGCAACGTTTAAAA
The genomic region above belongs to Maribacter hydrothermalis and contains:
- the rpsK gene encoding 30S ribosomal protein S11; translated protein: MAKANTKVTKKRKVIVDSVGEAHISASFNNIIISLTNKKGDVISWSSAGKLGFRGSKKNTPYAAQVAAEDCSKVAHEAGLRKVKVYVKGPGNGRESAIRSIHNAGIEVTEIIDVTPMPHNGCRPPKRRRV
- the rpsD gene encoding 30S ribosomal protein S4 → MARYTGPKSKIARKFGEAIFGDDKSFEKKNYPPGQHGNNRRRGKKSEYSIQLMEKQKAKYTYGILEKQFRNLFQTAKRKEGVAGEILLQLCESRLDNVVYRMGISPTRSGARQLVSHRHITVNGELVNIPSYSLKAGDVVGVREKSKSLQSIQDSLTASSAVYEWISWNSEKKEGTYVSIPERLQIPENIKEQLIVELYSK
- a CDS encoding DNA-directed RNA polymerase subunit alpha, which produces MALFNFQKPDKVIMIDSSDFEGKFEFRPLEPGYGLTVGNALRRVLLSSLEGYAITSVRIDKVDHEFSVISGVVEDVTEIILNLKQVRFKKQIEDSEAEVVSISVSGKNQLTAGDFQKFISGYQILNPELVICNMDAKVSINMEITIEKGRGYVPAEENKKSGAPLGTIAIDSIFTPIKNVKYSIENFRVEQKTDYEKLVFEISSDGSIHPKDALTEAAKVLIHHFMLFSDERITLEADEIAQTETYDEESLHMRQLLKTKLVDMDLSVRALNCLKAAEVDTLGDLVSFNKNDLMKFRNFGKKSLTELEELVINKGLSFGMDLSKYKLDKD
- the rplQ gene encoding 50S ribosomal protein L17, producing MRHGKKNNHLGRKTAHRKAMLANMACSLIEHKRINTTVAKAKALKQFIEPLITKSKAENNVSAEKGTHNRRIVFKNLRDKYAVTELFSVVSEKVADRPGGYTRIIKLGNRLGDNADMAMIELVDFNELYNAGKPKKKSTRRSRRSGGSDAEVVSAEKETKVEEAQTETEAKTDDSKE